One genomic segment of Fusobacterium mortiferum ATCC 9817 includes these proteins:
- a CDS encoding transketolase family protein, with translation MAKYELEKLEMRKAYSSTLDELINEDKRVFVLEADLAEAISTNSIAKTNKENYINCGIMESNMVGVASGLSLVGDIPFIHTFSPFATRRDFDQVFLSGAYAKTNIKILGSDPGIYAQHNGGTHTSFEDIALMRTIPTAVVMSISDTTMMKNILRQIKDSYGIHYLSAVRKGSYKLYDESEKFKIGKGKVLREGKDLTIVACGIMVVEALKAADILKEEGIEVTVIDMFTIKPIDKELILKYAKQTKGFVTAENHNIIGGLGSAVAEILVENYPVPLRRVGVEDRFGQVGTLDYLQKEYKLTAEEILKKAKELL, from the coding sequence ATGGCAAAATATGAATTAGAAAAATTAGAAATGAGAAAAGCATATAGTTCAACATTAGATGAATTAATCAATGAAGACAAAAGAGTTTTTGTTCTAGAGGCCGATTTAGCAGAAGCAATTTCTACGAACTCAATAGCTAAAACAAATAAAGAGAACTATATAAATTGTGGAATTATGGAATCCAATATGGTTGGAGTAGCAAGTGGACTTTCATTAGTTGGAGATATACCTTTTATTCATACATTTAGTCCATTTGCAACTAGAAGAGATTTTGACCAAGTATTTTTATCAGGAGCTTATGCAAAAACTAATATAAAAATATTGGGATCAGACCCAGGAATCTATGCTCAACATAATGGTGGAACTCATACTTCTTTTGAAGATATAGCTCTTATGAGAACGATACCAACTGCAGTAGTAATGTCGATTTCAGATACAACGATGATGAAGAATATTTTAAGACAAATAAAAGATAGTTATGGAATACATTATTTAAGTGCAGTAAGAAAAGGTTCGTATAAACTTTATGATGAAAGTGAGAAATTTAAAATTGGAAAAGGAAAAGTATTAAGAGAAGGAAAAGATTTAACTATAGTTGCATGTGGGATAATGGTTGTAGAAGCCTTAAAAGCTGCAGATATTCTTAAAGAAGAGGGAATAGAAGTAACAGTGATAGATATGTTTACTATAAAACCAATAGATAAGGAATTGATTTTAAAATATGCAAAACAAACAAAAGGATTTGTAACTGCCGAAAATCATAATATAATTGGAGGATTAGGAAGTGCAGTAGCAGAGATTTTAGTTGAAAATTATCCTGTACCTTTAAGAAGAGTTGGAGTTGAAGATAGATTTGGGCAAGTAGGAACTTTAGATTATCTTCAAAAAGAGTATAAATTAACAGCAGAAGAAATATTAAAAAAAGCTAAAGAGTTATTATAA
- the fsa gene encoding fructose-6-phosphate aldolase — MKIFIDTANLDEIRKAESYGVIAGVTTNPSLVAKENGDFEKIITEITKIVDGPISAEVLSLEAEKMIEEGKKLAKIHKNVVIKLPTTFEGLKACKRFKELGIKTNLTLIFTLNQALLAARAGATYVSPFIGRLEDTGVSGIELIKNIRDTFDKHGITTEIIGASIRNPFHVEEIAKAGAHIGTLPFKVIESMIKHPLTDAGIQKFLADWEKISK; from the coding sequence ATGAAAATATTTATAGATACAGCTAATTTAGATGAAATAAGAAAAGCTGAAAGTTATGGAGTAATAGCAGGTGTAACAACTAATCCATCACTTGTGGCAAAAGAAAATGGAGATTTTGAAAAAATAATAACAGAGATAACTAAAATAGTGGATGGGCCTATTAGTGCTGAAGTATTATCTTTGGAAGCAGAAAAGATGATAGAAGAAGGAAAAAAATTAGCAAAAATTCATAAAAATGTTGTTATAAAATTACCTACAACTTTTGAAGGGTTAAAAGCTTGCAAGAGATTTAAAGAATTAGGAATAAAAACAAATTTAACTTTAATTTTTACATTAAATCAAGCATTACTAGCAGCAAGGGCAGGAGCTACATATGTTAGTCCATTTATAGGAAGGCTAGAAGATACAGGTGTAAGTGGAATAGAATTAATAAAAAATATAAGAGATACATTTGATAAACATGGAATAACAACAGAAATAATTGGAGCAAGTATAAGAAATCCTTTCCACGTAGAAGAAATTGCTAAAGCAGGGGCACATATAGGAACTCTACCATTTAAAGTAATTGAAAGTATGATAAAACACCCACTAACAGATGCTGGAATACAGAAGTTTTTAGCAGATTGGGAAAAAATTAGTAAATAA
- a CDS encoding AEC family transporter, giving the protein MYNILLKASSFVFIIFLGYFLKKKKFFSQEDSKFVNKTVINIILPSAIISSFGSFQKDNSLFILVFLGLLCNLTLIFLGYIFSRKKDSKIKALYMLNFSGYNIGAFTLPFIQNFLGSFGVIAICMFDVGNSISCTGGSYALTTMAINDSNEKNSLKNIFEKLYKSVPFMTYILMLILAIIGIKIPAPIISITSLIGAANGFMAMLMVGLMFEISFKWDYISKAFFILIIRYIFAGITAFIFYNFLPFSLVIRQVLVIAIFAPISALSSYFTEKCDGNSGLSSFASSLSIIFSIIIITFLIIYLEI; this is encoded by the coding sequence ATGTATAATATTTTACTTAAAGCTAGTTCTTTTGTTTTTATTATTTTTTTAGGTTATTTTCTCAAAAAGAAAAAATTTTTCTCTCAAGAGGATTCTAAGTTTGTTAATAAAACTGTTATTAATATAATTCTTCCTTCTGCTATTATAAGTAGTTTTGGAAGTTTTCAAAAAGATAATTCTCTTTTTATTTTAGTTTTTTTAGGTTTATTGTGTAACTTAACTTTAATATTTCTTGGTTATATTTTCTCTAGAAAAAAAGACTCGAAAATTAAAGCGCTATATATGCTAAATTTTTCTGGATATAATATTGGAGCATTTACTCTTCCATTTATACAAAATTTTCTTGGTTCTTTTGGAGTTATAGCTATCTGTATGTTTGACGTGGGAAACTCTATTAGTTGTACAGGTGGCTCATATGCTCTAACAACAATGGCTATAAATGATTCTAATGAAAAAAATTCCTTAAAAAATATTTTTGAAAAACTTTATAAATCAGTTCCTTTTATGACATATATTTTGATGCTAATCTTAGCTATAATAGGAATTAAAATTCCTGCTCCTATAATTTCAATAACCTCTTTAATTGGTGCAGCTAATGGATTTATGGCTATGTTAATGGTTGGACTTATGTTTGAAATAAGTTTTAAATGGGACTATATTTCAAAAGCTTTCTTTATTTTAATTATAAGGTATATTTTTGCTGGAATAACTGCCTTTATCTTCTATAATTTTTTACCATTTTCATTAGTTATTCGTCAAGTATTAGTTATTGCTATCTTTGCTCCTATTTCTGCTCTTTCTTCCTACTTTACTGAAAAATGTGATGGAAACTCTGGTTTATCTAGTTTTGCTTCATCACTATCTATTATCTTCAGTATTATTATTATAACATTTTTAATAATCTATCTAGAAATTTAA
- a CDS encoding Cof-type HAD-IIB family hydrolase codes for MKYKMVVSDLDGTLLNSNHKLSQYTIDIIKKISEKGIKFVIATGRHYKDARYFFNQIETGKYLISGNGSFVHNELGEVISRKSISKELTKKLLELKVQEGTSTSIYIGGEWFTNLMVPDYIEFHKESKFTPKVCSLENFKDKKVEKIFFIHKDREVIEKLEKQLYELGLDKELNIATSQPTCLELMDKSVNKGEALKNLLEYEKISAEEVIAFGDALNDKEMLELVGKGVIMGNGDKKLQNLLPNCEIIGISDEESEGKFLEKIYK; via the coding sequence ATGAAATATAAAATGGTAGTATCTGATTTGGATGGAACACTTTTAAATTCTAATCATAAGTTATCACAATACACAATAGATATAATAAAGAAAATTTCTGAAAAGGGAATAAAATTTGTTATAGCAACAGGAAGGCATTATAAGGATGCTAGATATTTTTTTAATCAAATAGAAACAGGAAAATATCTAATATCTGGTAATGGTTCTTTTGTTCATAATGAATTAGGAGAAGTAATTAGTAGAAAAAGTATTTCAAAAGAATTAACTAAAAAGTTATTAGAGTTAAAAGTTCAAGAAGGAACATCAACAAGTATCTATATTGGTGGAGAATGGTTTACAAATTTAATGGTTCCAGATTATATTGAATTTCATAAAGAATCAAAATTTACTCCTAAGGTATGTTCATTAGAGAATTTTAAGGATAAAAAGGTGGAAAAAATATTTTTTATTCATAAGGACAGGGAGGTTATTGAAAAATTAGAGAAACAATTGTATGAGCTAGGATTAGATAAAGAACTAAATATAGCTACTTCACAGCCTACTTGTCTAGAATTAATGGACAAAAGTGTTAATAAAGGAGAAGCTTTAAAAAACTTACTTGAATATGAAAAAATAAGTGCAGAAGAAGTTATAGCGTTTGGTGATGCTTTGAATGATAAAGAGATGTTAGAATTAGTTGGAAAAGGAGTAATAATGGGGAATGGAGATAAAAAACTACAAAATTTATTACCTAATTGTGAAATAATTGGGATATCTGATGAAGAGTCGGAAGGTAAGTTTTTAGAAAAAATTTATAAATAA